GCCGTGGATGCGGTGGACATCGACCCGGCCGCGGTGCAGGCCACCGAAGACAACGCCCGCGCCAACGGCGTGCAGCTCGCCGCCGGCCTGCCCGAGCGCGCCCAGGGCGAGTACCGCACCGTGCTGGCCAACATCCTAGCCACGCCCCTGAAGGTGCTGGCGCCGCTGCTGTGCGCCCATGTGGCGCCTGGCGGGCACCTGGTGCTCGCCGGTATCCTGGAGCGCCAGGCCGATGAGCTCAAAGAAGCCTACGCACCCTGGCTGCAGCTGTCCGTGGCCGACAGCGAGGACGGCTGGATCCTGATGGTGGCGCGCCGCTGAGCGCCGCCGCCCGTGCACGGCGGGCGCCTAGAATCCTCCGCCGATGAGCCAGATCACACGCTGCCCGCACTGCGCCACCGCCTTCAGGGTGGTGGCCGACCAGCTGCGCATCTCTGACGGCTGGGTGCGCTGCGGCCAGTGCAAGGAGGTCTTTGACGCCACCGAGCAGCTGGGGCCGGACGCATCCGCGCCGCTGCTGGACGACATGCCGCTGGAGCGGCTGGCCACGCCCCACGCGCCGCCGGTGCGCGCCGCTGCGCCGCCGCCGGCCAGCGTCTGGAACAGCCCGCGCGTGGCGCCCGCGCCGGCTCGGGCGCCCCTGCCGGCCCCCGGCGCCGCTCCGGCGCCGCAGCCCGCCCCCGCGACCACGCCTGCGGCCCCGGCCTCGTGGCGGCTGCCTCCTCCGCCGGTGCCCGCATTCCTGCTGGCCACGCCGGCGCTGGCGCCAGCGCCGCTGCCGACGCCAGCGGCCCCCGAGCCCACGGTGAACGAGCCGGCCCCGGCCGAGGAGGCCAGGCCCGTCGAAGAGCCCGCGCAAGCTGATGCCGAGACGCCAGCGCCGGCCCAGGCGCCTGTGCCCGCGCCCCCGCCGCTGGCCTTGCCTGCTCCCACGACGCCGCCGCCGGCAGCACCTGTGGCGGCCGCCGACGAAGCCGGCCTGCCGCCTGCCGCACCTGCCGATGAGCCCGCCGCTGCGCCACGACCGCCGCCGCGGCCCTACCTGCCCGAGGACGCGCAGGAGGACGAGGAAGCGCTCTCTTCAAGCCCCGAACCCGAATTCGTGCGCATCGCCCGGCGCAGCGCCTTCTGGCGCCAGCCGGCGGTGCGCGGGCTGCTGGTGTTGCTGGCGCTGGCGCTCGCTGCTCTGCTGGCCGGGCAGGTCGCGCTGCACTACCGCGATGCGCTGGCCGCGCGCCACCCGCAGGCGCGCGCGGCGCTGCAGCAGCTGTGTGCGCGCCTGGCCTGCACGCTGCAGCCGCCGCGCGACATCGCCGCCGTGGTCATCGACAGCTCGTCGTTCCTCAAGACGCGGGGCGACGCCAGCCGCTATGAGCTGCAGGTGGCGCTGAAAAACACCGCCGCCCACCCCGTGGCCATGCCGCTGCTGGAGCTGACGCTGACCGACGCCCAGGACCGGGCGCTGGTGCGCCGCGTGCTGCGTCCGCACGGCGAGCTGGGCGCCGCGCCCGAGCTGGCGCCTGCCGCCGTCTGGAGCGCCACGGCGCCCGTGCAGCTGGCCGGCGGCACGCCCGTGGCCGGCTACCGGCTGCTGG
The DNA window shown above is from Pulveribacter suum and carries:
- a CDS encoding DUF3426 domain-containing protein, translated to MSQITRCPHCATAFRVVADQLRISDGWVRCGQCKEVFDATEQLGPDASAPLLDDMPLERLATPHAPPVRAAAPPPASVWNSPRVAPAPARAPLPAPGAAPAPQPAPATTPAAPASWRLPPPPVPAFLLATPALAPAPLPTPAAPEPTVNEPAPAEEARPVEEPAQADAETPAPAQAPVPAPPPLALPAPTTPPPAAPVAAADEAGLPPAAPADEPAAAPRPPPRPYLPEDAQEDEEALSSSPEPEFVRIARRSAFWRQPAVRGLLVLLALALAALLAGQVALHYRDALAARHPQARAALQQLCARLACTLQPPRDIAAVVIDSSSFLKTRGDASRYELQVALKNTAAHPVAMPLLELTLTDAQDRALVRRVLRPHGELGAAPELAPAAVWSATAPVQLAGGTPVAGYRLLAFYP